A region of Allocoleopsis franciscana PCC 7113 DNA encodes the following proteins:
- a CDS encoding peroxidase family protein: MARDTSRDGLSNKALVYALSNFKPLWNLVQSYEPLKRKINKFFLNSIIYKIPTRPLPYSLMTLDPCIPGTNIPKKTDAYTSWDSLTDRTYTGRHLPPDPEFNKDGNLPEIKDLKVLFQKRDGKTIYSPKSTLLFPYWVQWFTDSFLRIDQQNRFKNTSNHQIDMCNVYGLTRKQTNLIRAFKDGKFKTQKLKRHDGVEEEYPLFYYADPENSIIDPQFEGLHAPLNDEKRQPPEKKAKLFAMGVERANVQIGYVMLNTLCIREHNRICDILSKNYPEWDDERLFQTARNILMVIVLNIIMEEYIFHITPYKFKFFADPEAFAKESWYRENWMALEFSLVYRWHSALPEKFIYDGKETPMYDSLWNNQMLIDKGLGALMEETCSQPGTRIGLFNTPDFPISGTPYTFIDATELASIKLGRQAQLASYNDYREMCGFPRVTDFNQITGDEYAQQKLKELYGHVDKIEFFVGLYAEDVRENSAIPPLVARLIGIDAFSQALTNPLLSPKIFNKDTFSPVGWEIIQNTKTVSDLVNRNVPPSDRKYKVSFNL, translated from the coding sequence ATGGCAAGAGATACATCTAGAGACGGATTAAGCAACAAAGCTTTAGTCTATGCTTTGAGCAATTTCAAACCCTTGTGGAATTTAGTTCAAAGTTATGAACCTTTGAAACGTAAAATCAACAAATTTTTTCTGAATAGTATCATTTATAAAATTCCGACTCGCCCCCTTCCCTATAGCTTAATGACCCTAGATCCCTGCATTCCAGGGACAAACATTCCCAAGAAAACTGATGCCTATACCTCTTGGGATTCACTTACAGACCGGACTTATACTGGGCGACATTTACCTCCCGACCCGGAATTTAACAAAGATGGAAATTTACCGGAAATCAAAGACTTAAAGGTTTTATTCCAAAAAAGAGATGGAAAAACGATTTATTCACCAAAATCGACTCTGCTTTTTCCCTATTGGGTGCAGTGGTTTACTGATAGTTTTCTACGGATCGATCAGCAAAACCGCTTCAAAAATACCTCCAATCATCAAATTGATATGTGTAATGTTTACGGGTTAACCCGTAAACAGACAAATCTTATCAGAGCTTTCAAAGATGGGAAATTTAAAACCCAGAAACTCAAGCGCCACGATGGGGTAGAAGAAGAATATCCACTCTTTTATTATGCCGATCCTGAGAATAGTATTATCGATCCTCAATTTGAGGGTCTTCATGCACCCCTGAATGATGAGAAAAGACAACCCCCCGAAAAGAAAGCCAAGCTCTTTGCAATGGGAGTTGAACGAGCAAACGTCCAAATTGGCTATGTCATGCTCAACACTTTATGCATCAGGGAACATAATCGAATTTGTGATATTTTGTCAAAAAATTACCCGGAATGGGACGATGAAAGGCTATTCCAAACCGCGAGAAATATTCTCATGGTGATTGTTTTAAATATCATTATGGAAGAGTATATTTTCCACATTACGCCCTATAAATTTAAATTCTTTGCCGACCCTGAAGCTTTTGCCAAGGAAAGCTGGTATCGAGAAAATTGGATGGCTCTTGAATTTAGTCTGGTCTATCGCTGGCATAGTGCACTGCCCGAAAAATTTATATATGACGGCAAAGAAACACCCATGTACGATTCCCTTTGGAATAATCAAATGTTAATTGATAAAGGGTTGGGTGCCTTGATGGAAGAGACTTGTTCCCAACCGGGTACCAGAATAGGTTTATTTAATACGCCTGATTTCCCAATCTCAGGCACACCCTACACCTTTATTGATGCTACTGAACTAGCCAGTATTAAACTAGGACGACAGGCGCAATTAGCCAGCTACAATGATTACCGCGAAATGTGTGGTTTTCCCAGGGTGACTGATTTCAATCAAATTACCGGTGATGAATATGCACAACAGAAATTAAAAGAGTTATATGGTCATGTTGATAAGATTGAATTTTTTGTCGGATTGTACGCTGAAGATGTGCGGGAAAATTCCGCTATACCGCCTCTAGTAGCACGGTTAATTGGCATTGATGCTTTCTCCCAAGCCTTAACTAATCCTTTGTTATCACCTAAAATCTTCAACAAGGATACCTTTTCTCCCGTTGGTTGGGAAATTATTCAAAATACCAAAACGGTTTCCGATTTAGTGAATCGCAATGTTCCTCCAAGCGATCGCAAGTACAAAGTCAGTTTCAATCTTTAA
- a CDS encoding DUF2235 domain-containing protein — MKRLIVCCDGTWQQLANPYPSNIVKLAQSVKPIASDEVPQIVFYDEGVGTDSNKLLGGATGLGIDRNIEDAYRFLSLNYIAGDEIYLFGFSRGAYTVRSLAGMIYCSGLLDRPHVTRAHEAYELYRNRDIKPKDRIAADYREQYGERVPITLLGCFDTVGSLGIPGLPAFKKFHQQLNKRYRFHDTTLNKSIQNALHAVAIDEIREVFDVTPMKKHPEVENQRVIQVWFPGGHGCVGGGTEEHSGLSDAALQWMMDATGELGLGLEFDPSVIPTGINPNYECDFKNDPGFFKLAGIKFREVGDVIEDLHESTIKRLQVRKDYRPKNLEKVLPKLIQNLEK; from the coding sequence ATGAAACGTCTTATTGTTTGCTGTGATGGAACTTGGCAACAGCTAGCGAATCCTTACCCAAGTAATATAGTTAAACTAGCTCAATCCGTGAAGCCCATTGCTAGTGATGAAGTTCCACAGATTGTGTTTTATGACGAAGGCGTTGGAACGGATAGTAACAAGCTTTTGGGCGGAGCCACTGGACTGGGAATTGATCGAAACATCGAAGATGCTTATCGGTTCCTGAGTCTCAACTATATAGCTGGTGACGAAATTTATCTATTCGGGTTCAGTCGCGGTGCTTATACTGTCAGAAGCCTAGCGGGGATGATCTATTGCTCCGGTCTCCTAGATCGCCCTCATGTTACCCGAGCACACGAAGCTTACGAGCTTTACCGCAACCGAGACATTAAACCAAAGGATCGAATAGCAGCGGATTACCGTGAGCAATACGGCGAGCGCGTCCCGATCACTTTACTCGGTTGTTTCGACACTGTCGGCTCTCTTGGGATTCCTGGACTCCCCGCCTTCAAGAAGTTTCACCAACAACTCAATAAGCGGTATCGATTCCACGACACCACGTTAAATAAGTCGATCCAGAATGCGTTGCACGCCGTTGCGATCGATGAAATCCGCGAAGTTTTCGACGTCACCCCGATGAAGAAGCATCCTGAAGTTGAGAACCAACGGGTAATTCAAGTTTGGTTTCCGGGCGGACATGGTTGCGTTGGTGGTGGAACGGAAGAACACAGCGGGTTATCAGATGCCGCCTTACAGTGGATGATGGATGCAACCGGTGAGCTTGGATTAGGGCTTGAGTTCGATCCAAGTGTCATTCCCACAGGCATCAATCCTAATTATGAGTGCGATTTTAAGAACGATCCTGGGTTCTTCAAGTTGGCAGGAATCAAGTTCCGCGAAGTGGGCGATGTCATTGAAGATCTTCATGAAAGCACTATCAAGCGTTTGCAAGTCCGAAAGGACTATCGTCCCAAGAATCTAGAAAAAGTTCTCCCCAAACTTATTCAAAATTTGGAGAAGTAA
- a CDS encoding DUF3747 domain-containing protein, producing the protein MNISQCLQVAGLAVASLLTIGTLSPTTAATFDDAEVNGNNFIAVAAPYGDNKHQLLIIEQLSNRRPCWSETGSNPVTVEPLLLKFDFTGICGRSTDSNGYSLRMSGEDLGLDYLLRIVERNGELVLVGTPRVNRSAGEVEIGSTQGMTNGFAKIILNPGWRFTRRTYQGKSLGHIYLTTDSSAPVASQSNTPPRNLPSSQPSFSSPPPVPSSPPERELIFTKPGDDSTAPSIGVPSTPVPSSPSTPERQIPVFVVPTN; encoded by the coding sequence ATGAACATTTCACAATGCCTGCAAGTCGCTGGGCTAGCTGTTGCTTCCTTGCTTACCATCGGTACATTGAGTCCGACAACCGCCGCTACTTTTGACGATGCAGAAGTGAACGGCAATAATTTTATTGCTGTCGCAGCTCCCTACGGCGACAACAAGCATCAACTCCTGATTATCGAACAACTTTCCAATCGGCGACCCTGCTGGAGCGAAACGGGCAGCAACCCAGTTACGGTCGAGCCTCTACTCCTAAAGTTTGACTTTACAGGGATTTGTGGACGTAGCACCGATAGTAATGGCTATTCGCTCCGCATGAGTGGTGAAGACCTCGGTTTAGACTATCTTCTCAGAATCGTTGAGCGTAATGGGGAATTGGTGCTGGTTGGGACACCTCGCGTCAATCGCAGTGCAGGAGAGGTTGAAATTGGCAGCACGCAGGGCATGACGAATGGTTTTGCCAAGATTATTCTCAACCCAGGTTGGCGGTTTACAAGAAGAACCTATCAAGGAAAGTCTTTAGGCCATATCTACCTGACGACTGATTCATCAGCTCCCGTAGCCTCCCAGTCGAATACGCCACCTCGAAATCTACCGAGTTCTCAACCTTCATTTTCTAGTCCTCCGCCTGTACCATCATCTCCTCCTGAGCGGGAGTTGATTTTTACCAAGCCTGGAGATGACTCAACGGCTCCATCAATCGGGGTTCCAAGCACTCCAGTTCCGTCGTCTCCTTCTACGCCAGAGCGTCAGATTCCTGTGTTTGTGGTGCCAACCAACTAG
- a CDS encoding GUN4 domain-containing protein: MSNIIGMITVLVGAVGAGVSVWFVSRQQRQQEQEHHQETERRLLAQLEQERHQHEEVERQQQQEQKHYQETERRLLAQLEQERRQRQEIERQRQQEQERHQETERRLLAQLEQERRQHQEVSPKDLNQEPNQEATPPEPHFPSWDSFNHVIQTGIGDLEKSLTNSFEEVATPTPERTPNFVLKLRDLLASGKWEEADKETLKIMLQVAGREKKGWLDVASIQNFPCEDFRVIDQLWLQSSNGRFGFSVQKHIWKSVGGNLKADDKIYKAFGDLVEWRVNENWLQINDLTFEPSAPVGHLPATAVRLGGLSWGVDGFWWEKREAYVFLLSEKDW, from the coding sequence ATGAGCAACATTATTGGGATGATAACCGTCCTAGTCGGTGCAGTAGGGGCAGGAGTTTCAGTGTGGTTTGTATCGAGGCAGCAGCGACAACAGGAGCAAGAGCATCATCAGGAAACAGAGCGTCGCCTCCTCGCTCAACTAGAACAAGAAAGACACCAGCATGAAGAAGTAGAGCGTCAGCAACAACAGGAGCAAAAACATTATCAGGAAACAGAGCGTCGCCTCCTCGCTCAACTAGAGCAAGAAAGACGCCAGCGTCAAGAGATTGAACGTCAGCGTCAACAGGAGCAAGAACGTCATCAGGAAACAGAGCGCCGCCTCCTCGCTCAACTAGAACAAGAAAGACGCCAGCACCAAGAAGTAAGTCCAAAAGACTTGAATCAGGAGCCAAATCAAGAAGCAACCCCGCCAGAGCCTCATTTTCCTTCATGGGATAGTTTTAATCATGTCATTCAAACTGGTATTGGTGATTTGGAAAAGTCTCTAACTAACTCGTTTGAAGAGGTGGCTACTCCAACTCCAGAAAGAACGCCAAACTTTGTTTTGAAACTGCGCGATCTACTAGCCTCAGGAAAATGGGAGGAAGCGGACAAGGAAACACTTAAGATTATGCTCCAGGTGGCGGGTCGAGAGAAAAAAGGTTGGCTCGATGTGGCATCCATCCAAAACTTTCCATGCGAAGATTTCCGCGTTATAGACCAACTTTGGTTGCAATCCTCTAACGGGCGCTTCGGATTTAGTGTTCAAAAGCACATTTGGAAAAGTGTAGGAGGAAATCTCAAAGCTGACGACAAAATATATAAAGCCTTTGGCGATCTCGTAGAATGGCGAGTGAATGAAAACTGGCTACAAATCAATGATCTTACCTTTGAACCATCAGCTCCCGTTGGACATCTGCCTGCTACTGCTGTCAGGTTGGGTGGATTAAGTTGGGGTGTAGATGGGTTTTGGTGGGAAAAAAGAGAAGCTTACGTGTTTCTTCTTTCCGAGAAAGATTGGTAA